GCTGCACTGGGTCGCTCCACCCAGCGGTCTAtggggagaggatgggaggactGGTCATTGTGTCCGTGGATGACCAGAGTAGACCATCTGTCTCACTGGCTTTGTTCAATGGATTACAGCTAGGTTGGGTGAGGGGTGGGTGTAGTGAGGGTTGGTGGAAAAGGGGGTTtggggaggggtgagggggaaCACAGGAGGCGTCATCCAGGGCTGAATTGAATACTCTCTAAAAAAGGCTAGAGCAAGTGGACCGAAGTTCACAGGGGTTAGAAACGGTCAAGCTGAAGCTAAAACGATTCATCCTCGCTAGCACAGGCTACATCGTCAATATATGCAACAAAAGCTAAACTAATTGGTAGCCTAGTCAATAGGTAACTATAGGTATTCAAAAGGAGATCAGGGAACCATCCTCCGAAAGGTGTCTGAACAGATTAAACCAGCAAGTCAGCAGCATTAATGCTAGGTAAGCTTTCACCTATACTGATGGCCAAAGTTAACATACAATCATAGAAAGAGAATCAATAGAAACGgtatccccattcaagtcaatgttccGACAAAGGGTTCTGTCAAATTACCGTCTGAGCGGCCTTTTCAATGCATACAATACCCCATTGTAAAAGGTGCAACAGGAAAAAAAACttttcataaacacagataatAGGGACCCACCACATGCCAACCCCCCACCTCTCTGCACCCTTAGAAAATCCCTATGATTTTCTTGACAACTATGGGCTGTAGCCTGGCACCCAAACGTAAGTGAAGTGAAAAAATGGCGAGGGCAGCGTTCGGTCTGGTTTAAAAAGGATAGGTAACGAGGGAAGGAATAGAGAGGAGAGCGGGGCAAGACGCTGGAATGCCGTGTAGACGACTAGAGCAGTGTGGCTGTGTGGAATGCTCCCCAAGGAGCCTACTACTGTGCGTAAGGCCCTCTGGCTGAGGGCTTTTCACTGGGCTACAGAGCTAGGCCAAGGGCTAATGACTTACTGCCCTGTCTGGCTGCTAACTACCGCTCGGgccaactctgaaccaatgacgtTTGTTCCCACTGTAGATGAACTTTCAAAAGTAGATTCCTTTTCAAATGTACTGTAGAGTCACTATGAATGTAGATGGCATTTCAAGCATTATGGCCATCCAGTGGTGCTCCTCAACTAGTCATAATCATTGTGAAATATCTCATGTTGACATTACCTTCTACAGAAGTCTGACGGATTATTATCAACGCAGATGTTCAATGAGTTTGAATGTACTAAATGGGGGCTCAACTTCCTGATTTGGCCAAGTTTTTTTCGCCTTGGTCATTAAGAAATGTAGCGGCCATGACTAAAGCCAAACGAGAGTTGTATTGGGGGGAGGGGTTCATGTgggtgtcttgtgtgtgtgtgtgtgtgcacgtggcaCGCATTTCTATATTCACTCTGACAAAACAgtacacagttacagtcactcaCACTTCCAGATAACTTCAAAGTCTAACCAGGTCTTGAAGTCGCCTAGGCTAGTGCTAGACAAACTTGCCAATTATCTTCAGCCGGCTGGAGTGCGACCATGGCAAAGTTGGTTTGACACTGGATAGCCCGTGTACATTGTGTCATTTACTGAttgtccctaactagccccatagggatattgaatgtcaaaccaaattgacACTGCAATAAATGTGTCCGACTCAacgatgccacataggccgtttTCATAAGGAGAAGTTGCTTTTCAGGGGGAGTCGCTCTTTAAGGGTAGAACTAACCTCTTCCCCAGGCTATTGTGCAAGTCTGATACGTAAACAGTAAGGCTGGCACCGATGaagtggatgttgattaaggcagccctccgcacctctaTGATTCAGAAGggctgggttaaatgcagaagacccATTTCAGATGAATGCATCGCCTTCCATAAACAATTCAAAGTCGGCCTTAGTGGGATCGACCATAGAATTCTATGGGAGTGACCTTACttgtcattattttattttagcGACTCAGAAGATTGTGGCATGCTAGCATACGGGGAAGGTGTTGTGGGAGATGATTGGTTGGTGGATTAAGCAATGCCTATGCAccgggagtttctcccaatctttCTGTACTGGCTAACGAATGCCAAGTTTGATGCACATTTGGGCGGAGGTTTCTGGGAGCGAGATTAAGGGTAGACCTAATGTCCAAAGAAACCACATCTAAaaactttttcttttttttaaattacacaaaacaacagtttaacaactgtaccaaacagccattttaaaatgttcacaaTGACACATTTcgacaggtactgtaatatatcaAAAACACATCGGCAGACATGTCATATTTAAAATCCGAATGACACATACCTCAATTTGCACAGAGAGCTTGAGTCTCAAAAGACAATAAAAGTAACGAGACATTTTCAAAACAAAGGAATGTGTCAAAATACATTTCCCAATACAATTATTCTATATTGCATTCACATTTACTTTGAATGGAAATCTGAACTGCATCCTTGAATCAACATATAAATGATATCTTTGTGttgatattaataataataatgaatgagGGAATTTGCTTCCATCAGATTTCCCATTTGAAAAGGCCACTAAGATGACTCTACATCGGCACAAAAAGCCTCACAAATCCATTCACTAGAAAGAAAGGAAAAGATTCAGTGACATTTCATTTAATCTATAAAGTTATTCTCGCTACTTGAGAAAACAAGGAAGTGGGCTACTGTTTCATAGCAGTGTTAGCTCATTTTGAAGCTCTGTGGCTGAAATAACACACTTCAGTTTGGTCATGCAAAGTTGCAGCAGAAGCACTCTGGACACTGTAAAAACATTCAGGATGGATTTTGACTAGGTCCCTTCCAACACATTCATGAGGAATATTAGTATGAATTTCAACAACCCATCCGATGGCTCTCCAGCAGAGATTTAAAACAGAATATTGTTTGGCATTTTGTAGTGCACATTTTCTTCAGTGATAGACCCCCAGGCTTGCAAGGCATCCGATTTTGTTGTTGAATAAAACGGTCGCTAAAGTTTGCTGAAACAAGATAACCTACAGTACTTACGCGAACAGTAAATCAGTGCTATTTCAAAGCAATTTGAATTATAGGCGTGGTGAGGTTTTTACACAGCGTCTGCCTTCAACTAACAACTGCCATTAAAACAGAGTCAAAGCCAGAAATAAAGTCTGAGAAAAAttcataaaaaaacaacaaaaaacatttctccaaaaacaaGTCTACAGCATAGATGGTTCGTCAAATATTCAGAAAAATTTCACAAATTAAATCTATCATCCAAACTAAATATTATAAATGCATCTACAGAGAAAATTATAGATAATTACTAATAACTTAAATAAAATTGTAATTTTGGCCAAGGCTAAGAAAATGTATGTTCAAAGCTTatccccaaaaaataaaaaagtaatgcATAAATGAAAAGGTCCATAGATCAACAAAAAGACCTGCGGAGTAGACAGGTGTGCTTGGCCTTGCAGGTGTCGTGTTAGCTCATGGTACTTGTTGGAGGGGAGTCTCCCTTCTGTCCTTTATCGAGAAGCTTTGGCACAGAGACACCGTGGAGGGATGGGATGACAGTGACGCATCACAACACGGCGCTAATGTGGGGAAGGATACACATGCAGCAGGCCAGACCAGGCCGCGTCCATGGCGGTTGAGGGGGTCAGAGGTGAGGAGGTGGCGAGGGGTTGGCAGTGGAGGGGGGGGTAGGCAGTGGGAGGGTTAAGGGCTGGGACAAAGGGTGTCTTCGAACAAGACCGCGGTAGTGGAGCCATTTTCCTACCAGTGTTTCCAGAATCAGAGCGCGCTGTACACACGACAACCCACTGTAAACTTCGCCCGCACTTTTTAAAAACTTCCATCCACTTTAGTAGTGATTCAATCCTTCTTCCAACTGTGTCCGGTCTGTCTCACAGAGAAGATTCCACCTCTCGGGTGATAATGACCTCGGGCTCCGGGGTCCGGGGGACCACCTGGACGACTGCAGAAGCCGCCTGCTCCAGAACTGAATCTCCGGCTGCTCCCTCTGGGGTTTCGCTGATCACCTCCATTGCAGACGCCCCCAGCACCTTCCCCTCGCCTGCCGGACCAGTACCAGCAACACCCTGCTTGTCTGCAGCGCCACAGCACAACTTGGGCGCACACTGCGTCCGGCAGGAGAGCTCGCAGAGGGAGGCGCTTGACTCGGAATTGACCGTGACAAACTCGGGCTGGATGGTGGTGGCGTGGATGCCCTCGTCGTGGAAGAAGTCCTTGATGCGCTTGGCCACGTCCATGTAGGATGTGGGGTCGTGGCACTTGATGTGCGCCGTGGCGATGATGCGCGAGCCCGCCAGCTGCCAGATGTGCAGCTCATGAATGGCCAGCACGCCGTCCAGCGAGAGCAGCCGCTCGTTGAGGCGGTGCATGTCGATCTGTTTGGGCACCGTCTGCAGGAGGATCAGCGCAGACTCCTTGAGCAGTGGGTAGGTGGTGTAGAGCAGGATACCCACCATGATGATGCACAGCGTGGGGTCAAGGTAGAGCACCCAGCATGGCCCCACCATGGTCCGCTGAAAGCTAGAACCGTTGCCGTccatggacaggtccaccagggTGTGGTTAACGTGCGGGTGGTCTGTTGAGTGGCATGGGTTGAAGCAGGTCTCGCCAGGCGGGCACGGCCGCCACACAAAGGTAAAGATAAGGGCATTGACCACCACGATGACAGAGCCCAGGGCGTCGCCCAGCACGTGCAGGAAGACGCCGCGCATGTTGAGTGAAGCCTCGTCGTGGCTGTGGTCCATGTCCTCGTAGGCGGCGCTGCCGTTCATATGCACCTCGCCGTCGTTGCGAACAATCTCTGAAGGAAGAAGAGGGGGACAAGGGGTTAAAGAGGTCAAGGAGGGTGGGGGCGGTTGTGCAAAAGCACAGCCCTGTTAGAAATGCATCCTTCCTAGTTTCTTTGAGATCATTTTTTCccatttaactaggaaagtcagttaagaacaaattcttatttacaatgacggcctactggggaacagtgagttaactgcctagttcaggggaagaatgacagatttttaccttgtcagctcggggatttgatctagcaacctttcggttactggcccaacgctctaaccactaggccaccagCATTGATCTATAAGTGATTGGATAGGTGAAAGCAAGTTGACCACCATCCCCAATGAGAACCAATTCAGATCTGAGACTACTTCAAGGAAGGTACAAAGGATGCATTTCTAGTATTTGAACAGCGACAACATATTTGAGAGGATGATATACAGAATGGCAGAGACTCTTGCATCAATGGGATGGAGAAAAGAAAATGCTGATAATTACAAAGACGAGGAATGACTGGAAATCTACATTTGGAATGACTCACATCCAGCTGCGGTTTATTAGCTGCCTCATCCAACTACTGACCACCATATCAAACCATAATGATTGATGACTTCATCAGGGGTTTTGGAGGACATGGTTGATGTGCCGTAAGTTACGGCTGCCCGAGGCGATAAACACCTTGATAAGAAGCTAAGGCTTTAATTAAAACCATTTCCTTCAACGTAGAGAAGAATGTAGGCCGTAGTACATCACCTTCCCAGTTCCCATTCTGTAAATGAACTACACCCGGCGTGGTGGTGGTAGCCAGTAAATTAACCGACCACAACAGACTCCCCCTGCTTAACACCTTGAGGAAATTCAATTAATGTCTGCAGACAGCTTGATTGCCTAGACCTACGCTACGACTCATACGGCTACATAATGGCCAATGGCACCAGAACCAGCGCTAGGCTAATAGCCTCTCTCCCGCCACTCAGTGACGTAGGGGTAATTCATCAGGGCCTAATGGTGTGGCTGAATCAGGGGAATTCGGTCGTGTCACTGCTTGAGATGATGTATAGCCGGGTTGCAGCGATCAGTGcatatggaggagggagaaaTGGGATCCATTTACTGAAACTGGCAGAGCCTGACAGGCCCATTGTAGAGGGGAAACTTACAGTCTCCTGGTTTAACTATTTTCTGTCCCAACAGGAGGcagagggcagctctcagctcaCAGACCCTAGTATCAGCCAGGAGATCATGGTCATTATCTGAATCTGGTGGATTGCCATGTTTACACCATGATATCCTGCTAATATGATAAAACAATTGGTGACAAGATTCACTGAAGGCCTCTGACTGGGATTTATATAAACCATTTTTTTGGTAGTATATAAACCACTTATAATATGTGGGTTTTGTGACGGAAGACAACTTCCTGTTATGGATGTAGAAGCACGAGTAGTGACAATACGGATTAAATGTCTTCTAATAAGGTCACGATTTGAAAGCCTGGACTGTTCTCTTCAAATACTCAATGTAATTTGAGGGATAAAATCTGGATGGCTGGGACTTTCACAATTTTGGTTTTGTAACAAGTCATGACAcgtctgccaccatgtaaaacatCTGCAGGCTGACCCTAGGTCAGATTTTCCAGATAAGTTTGATTCAAATTCTTTGTAATATTACAGTGAGCATGCAAAGGGGCTGCACAGTTTTATGAAGCATTGTGTATTTTACAGACAAGCATAGAGACAGAACCTGGGGATATTTCTCCAGAAATGGGAATAATTGTTTTCCTGAAGTGGCAAAAAGAATGGTGGCAGTTCCTTGAGATAAGAGATTCAATTTAAAGGGTCTCTTGTGCACTCTCATGGCCTCTGCAAAAGGCATTTCAAAATGGTGTGTGCAGAATAGGCATAGTCATGGGCCACATTGTTCTGTCTCAAGTCACTGCTGATACCAGTCACTGATGCCTACCAATATTACAATGAATATAGCCTTATCACTGTTTCTATTAAAAACGACAGATGTCATTGTGCCTCTGCCCAACCATTACTCTTTGTGAGCCACTGGTCTGTCTGGTAAATAGCTCCTATAGCTTAGGCTATAGGAGCCCATTTGACAACATATGATAGATATACTGATGATGCCGAAGTCAGGAGACCCTCATTAGCCCAGTTTCACCTTTGAGATGGTAGTGGATATTGATCCATCTACAATACAGAAGAAACCCAGCCAAGACCATGTGAGACTGGCTGTGTTGAATGTCTCTCCTCAAAGGCAAACATATGAAAGGGTTAACGAGAACACCACAGAGACGGCTTTGGATTAAAGACCACTCCATATTGAGTAGGCCTTCAAATTTCAATTCTTTGAATAAAAACCCTGTCAGTGTGAGCTTATGCGAGTGGGTGCTCTGTTTGCCCCCACTCCCCAATAACATAACATCTTATTTCAATCGATGAAACAAAAAACCTGACAGGCTAGTATGGTTGTTTCATATCTGATATCATAATGAAGAGCTGTCTTGATATGATTCATTGTAGAACAATGAACCCGAGGTGAAAAAAAGATCAGTATCACCGGGCGCCAAAGGGTCAAATTATGAGTGAAAAGATCGTAGCTAGACAAGTACAGTAGCTACATCTACACAGTATGTTGACAGTATAGCTACTTACTGTAAAAGACAAATCATTAATTACATAACTTACCATGTCTACGTCTCTCGGTGTCCACGCTATTAGGGGGGCTGTTGTGGCTTCCCACCAGGTTGTTGGACTCCTCTCCTGATGATCCATTCGGTCTTTCTGACTTGCATATTTTACCCCTCTTGTTTTTCTTATTTCCATGAGAATGGCCTCCTCCGTGAGAGTGCCCGTGTCCACCACCTGCGTGTCCGTGGAACAAGCACAGCCCGAGGAGGTTGACCAGGAGCCCGGCGGCCCCCACACCGATTACTACATGGGGTTTCTCGATTTCATGTGGGTTGGTGAATCGCTCGACGGCCTCCAAGATAATGGTGAAACAGAGAGCTGTGAGGAACACTGCGTTTACGAGAGCCCCCATCACCTCCGCCCGGATCCATCCGAACGTGTTTTTATTTGTCGATTGCGTCTTCTCAGCGAAGCGCACCGCCACCAAAGCCACAACCAGCGCTATGACATCCGATAGCATATGAAAGGAGTCCGACAGCATTGCCAAAGATGCCGTGATCCGACTGACGACTACCTCCACgataaaaaaaacaaatgtcAATGAAAGCATGCATAGTAGCCGCACCCGATTAGGCTCACAAGCCATTTTTCTCCGCTGGTCACTTGTTTAGCTAGATAActgagttagctagctagttagcttacaATATGCTGGTAGCTATCTGTAGCGTGTCAATCGAGACTGGAAGCATATGATGGGATTCCATCACGTATTGTAAATATGTATATGCTCGCTAAAAATTCGTCATTATCGTACGATTACAACCGACTCCAATTCCAGATACAGCAAAAAAAAGATGTTGGTTCCTCAAAAGCGGCCAACTGGGAAAATTAGAAGACGGGGGTATATTTCAGAAACGTTAGCGTAGACTTTGATTTGCAGACGGCTGAAACTTTGCACCCGAGCCGGTAAAGTTTCCACAACGAATGAGGCACGCCCTGTTATTTTGCTATTGGTTATTATGGATAAAGTAGAATTTGGTTGGTCAATTTTTCCAACCATTTCACATGGGCGGAGCCGAGCGTTGCTATGTAGGCACGTTGCGTAAAGCAAACATTTCGAGGTCGTCGTTTGGAATCATCCATCATCTAACATTTTGTGACTCCTTGTTTTTTAGGATGGTGTATAACATCTCCACAATGCCCGTTGTCTTATTTTTGTTCGCTAACAAAATGGTATCCACCCAATAGACATTAGGTTACTTGTTAAGCACAATTACAAACGGAAAAGAAGCCTACACCTACTCTGAAAATATCTAAATGACAATCGACATGTTATTTCTCAatctgtttaaaaaatatatttgcgAGGGAAAATGTCCTAGCAATACTTAAGTAGATTGAACAATTTAGAACGCATCCTGGCCATCACACAGTCACAGGATTATGGACCGCAATTTGTGTCATTGCCTGTCAAAAATGATACACATCAAATAACGCTATTTGACGTACCAAAttagcttgttgaccaatcaagACCTATATATGACTAGACGTCACATAGTAATTTAACAAATTATtgttttacgtagttattacaccatcactcgtatttcatgtcACAGCGATTCACcaatacgtatgctatgatgctggtaaagttgtgtCTCGCGCACCTGCTGCACTTCAAAACAGACACACTCCCCCAAGCTCTCGGactgattaatggtggtcggacacACCTATGTGAAGCTagacacaataaggattagccacaatagttgCGTTTGCGgttcgccttcaaaataaaagcctcaGTAAATTTGATGCAAATAGTGCCATAAtagaatagatcatgctaaacgaggttggaatgtgtcatataaattcaacaaaagacaatTTGTTACATTGagaaaaatctgttgaaatcacactaTGGATGCATTAGACTTTAGAATTcaattttatatatttatttaacatgcaatttatataacaacattccaacctcgtttagcatacctatttcactgtacagccttccCTAtagattgtggatcaatgacattgggtatcagtctactcagtgacacccacagaatttgaaaccactgtgaaatgagccacatttattgtatCACTGAACActtccagaggaaaaacaatacaaagtggatgttttggagtctgataactctgaggaggacTTTGGAAAAAAGCACTTGGGTACTAATGTAAcgaatgtgaaatggctagctagttagcggtggtgcgcgctaatagcgtttcaattggttacatcactcgctttgagaccttgaagtagtggttccccttgctctgcaagggccgcggcctttgtggagcgatgggtaacgatgcttcgtgggcgaccgttgttgatgtgtgcagagggtccctggttcgtgcctggggcgaggggacgccataaaggtatactgttacattgatgctgttgacccggatcactggttgctgcggaaaaggaggaggtcaaaaggggggtgagtgtaacggatgtgaaatggctagctagttagcggtggtgcgcgctaatagcgtttcaattggttacatcactcgctttgagaccttgaagtagtggttccccttgctctgcaagggccgtggagcgatgggtaacgatgcttcatgggtgactgttgttgatgtgtgcagagagtccctggttcacgcccggggcgaggggacggactaaagttaaactgtaaCACTAAGCAGACTGATAACCCATTTAATTGATCCCAAATCcgtaggtaaggctgtacagtgcaatatgaatgtcaatacacacaaaaggctgactggggaggtgatttcccaCAGCCAAAGTCCTGTAATAAGAGTTATGACGCTAAatttgcgtaaactcttcacagttgtgttctgtgggtctAACAAAGTAGACTTATACCCCATGTAATttcttcacattccaaccttgtttaactttatctagtctaaatatggcatgattccaccaattgtaaccatTTGCGTCACTTTCAAAGAGGGAGTTTTATTTTGAAGtcgaaccgcaaattccactattgtggctagtcgttattgtggctagcttcataGCACGGTCCAGtcaagcctcactagccagatgaagctatcTGGCTGCTtgtaacgttagctttgggcaacagggttaagtagctggcgtgctagttattttcatgaactgaagttcgaTTTCAATAAGAggacaagtggctacctagctaatgtaacagtataacttcagaccgtcccctcgccccgacctcctccttttccgcagcaaccagtgatccgggtcaactgcatcaatgtaacagtataactgttaaccgacccgggcgcgaaccagggaccttctgcacacatcaacaacagtcacccacgaagcatcgttacccatcgctccacaaaagccgcggcccttgcagagcaaggggaaccactacttctaggtttcagagcaagtgacgtaactgattgaaacgctattagcgcgtacccgctaactagctagccatttcacatccgttacactaatacttactcacaaggatttcTAAATCAATACTAAGAAtattgaaaatgactgcagtttctactggtcattgttttcaggctgcttgcattggtgctagctaggaggGTATCTAGTTAGAGTTTCTAATAACATCTGTATCAaagatatttgcaaacatttttgaGCCTGCTC
This region of Salvelinus alpinus chromosome 8, SLU_Salpinus.1, whole genome shotgun sequence genomic DNA includes:
- the LOC139583189 gene encoding proton-coupled zinc antiporter SLC30A1-like; translation: MACEPNRVRLLCMLSLTFVFFIVEVVVSRITASLAMLSDSFHMLSDVIALVVALVAVRFAEKTQSTNKNTFGWIRAEVMGALVNAVFLTALCFTIILEAVERFTNPHEIEKPHVVIGVGAAGLLVNLLGLCLFHGHAGGGHGHSHGGGHSHGNKKNKRGKICKSERPNGSSGEESNNLVGSHNSPPNSVDTERRRHEIVRNDGEVHMNGSAAYEDMDHSHDEASLNMRGVFLHVLGDALGSVIVVVNALIFTFVWRPCPPGETCFNPCHSTDHPHVNHTLVDLSMDGNGSSFQRTMVGPCWVLYLDPTLCIIMVGILLYTTYPLLKESALILLQTVPKQIDMHRLNERLLSLDGVLAIHELHIWQLAGSRIIATAHIKCHDPTSYMDVAKRIKDFFHDEGIHATTIQPEFVTVNSESSASLCELSCRTQCAPKLCCGAADKQGVAGTGPAGEGKVLGASAMEVISETPEGAAGDSVLEQAASAVVQVVPRTPEPEVIITREVESSL